The Tachypleus tridentatus isolate NWPU-2018 chromosome 5, ASM421037v1, whole genome shotgun sequence genome includes a window with the following:
- the LOC143250307 gene encoding uncharacterized protein LOC143250307 — MEKAGESKKDDSCCTCVVTCRCENGKMKCVCNSKDNTSQCCEEGETMRDDNCCTCVVTCRCENGKMKCICNCKDHTSQCCTEAEDDKNKCTVTVVCECGDTRCSPDCKKESCQDCVEIRKKNSCVCTVTCCGENGKMKCVCNSKSNTSQCYEDGKDKCTVTCEC; from the exons ATGGAAAAAGCTG gtgAATCAAAGAAAGACGACAGCTGTTGTACATGTGTCGTTACTTGTCGCTGTGAAAACGGAaagatgaaatgtgtttgtaactcCAAGGATAACACTTCTCAGTGTTGTGAAGAAG gtGAAACAATGAGAGACGATAACTGCTGTACATGTGTCGTTACTTGTCGCTGTGAAAATGGAAAGATGAAATGCATCTGTAACTGTAAGGATCACACATCTCAATGTTGTACTGAAGCTGAagatgataaaaacaaatgtacagttACTGTTGTTTGTGAATGCGGAGATACACGTTGTAGTCCAGACTGTAAGAAGGAGTCATGTCAGGATTGTGTAGAAATCAGAAAGAAGAACAGCTGCGTTTGTACCGTTACCTGTTGCGGTGAAAACGGAaagatgaaatgtgtttgtaactcCAAGAGTAACACTTCTCAGTGTTATGAAGACGGAAAGGATAAATGTACTGTTACTTGTGAATGTTAA